The DNA segment GGATCGGCCCGGAAACCCGAGCGGTCGTCGGGACCCTGGGCCTCGTCGATCAGTCGGACAGCGTGTCCTGCCGCTTCGAGGTGGTGAGCGATAGCGGCGCCGAAACGACCGGTTCCGAGGACATAATACGCTACGGGTGGACGTTCCGCGCTCGCGGGCCGGTTCGGTTGTGGCTCCATGATTATGAGGGATACCGCGTTCGGTGGCTGCCGTTCATATCTAAGCTATGCAGACAGAACAGCATAAAACCCCGACTATATTGACGGATCGTCAAAATAAGGACGATAATATCGTGTTACGTCTCAAAGGTCGTGGACCGGGACGCACAGCCGAACAGTAGTATCGAGCCCGGATAGAGTCGAAAACATCATAATTATGCACCCAGTAGAGAGCAGCCAATCAATGAAAGACGGTGAGTTGGACTCTGTGGACCGATCTATCCTCTATTATCTCCAGCGGGACGCGCGCCATACCTCTTCCAGCGATATCGCGGCCGAACTCGATCTGTCCCCGAGCACGGTGCGGACGCGACTCAACAAGCTCGAAGAGAGCGGGATCATTCGTGGATACAACATCGACATCGATTACGACGAGGCCGGATATCCGCTGTACACGAAGATCATCTGTACGGCACCGGTGACCGAGCGAGACGAACTCGCCAAGGCGGCCCGCGACGTCAACGGCGTCACGGCCGTTCGGGAGATTATGACCGGAAAGCGCAACGTGTACGTCAACGCGATCGGGAAATCGCACGACGATCTCAACCGGGTCGCCGAGGAGCTCGACGCGCTCGGGCTGGAGATCGTCGACGAGCAGATCATCCGCGACGAGTACGTCTGCTCGTACCACGGCTTTCTCGACGACGATCTCGACGGCGAGAGCGGATAGCGAGGGATCTGCGATCCCTCGGACTATGCGAACGGCGATAGCGCGGAACGGAGTTCCGCGGACTATGCGAGCGGGCCTTGCGCGGCGCAACGCGCCGCGAAACCGTGGCGTGAAACCGCCTCGCAGCCCGCGAGCAGATGACGAGAGACGAAGTCGCTCGAGCCACTTGACCCGAGGCGATTTACGAGAGCCACTCGGTGAACTCGCCCTCGATGAGCGTCTCCTCCTGCTTGCGGATGTACTGGGCCTGCATCCCCCAGATCGCCTCCGCAAGGGGGACCCCCTCCTGTACGCGCCGGCGGACGTAGCCGAACTTCCAGCGAGCGGGCGTGATCCGCCGGTCGACGCGCTCGCGTAGCGGACGGATGTACTGCCGGGCAGCCTCGGTCGACAGTCCCTGTAGTTCCAGGCCGTCCCGGGCGTGTTCGAACAGTTCGCCGTAAATCTCCTCGATGTCGCTGGTCTCGCCAGCACCCGTGATCCAGACCAACTCGGCGTCCAGCCCGTCCCGCATCGCGTTGTAGAAGTTCTGTTCGGCGCGCTCCCACTCGAGGGTCCGCACCGGATGTTCCCGCCGGATCAGACTCTCCAGCAGGCCGGCGAAAACGGCCTGGAACGCGACGGAATCCCGGATTGTCGGCTGGGCTGGCAGCGGTCGGAACTCGATGCGGGCGTTGGCCTGCGAGCGGGTCGCGCCGTCGAAGACCGGACGGACCCACCGCCAGTACGAACCGTGTTTGTGCCTGACGTGGGCGAACTGGTCATCGAAGCGCTCCCCGCGAGAGACCTCCATCGGGACGATCGTCTCGTCGGCGACGATGGCGTCGATGGCGTCCTCGACAGTCTCGAAGTCGGGCGGGAAGCAGACCTTCTTCGGGGCCGAGTCGTCGACGGCGTTGAGGACCGATTCGAACACCGAGATGCGATGTTCCATCCAGGCGTCGTCCAGGATCGTCGCGTCGGGCACGTCGTCGTACAGGTCCGGCGGGAAAAACGGCGAGTTGACCCCGAGTGCGAGCAGCGGGCCGGCGATCCGAAGCGCGTACCGGAAATACTCCGGCAGGTCCGGCGCGTGAGGCACCTGCACGTGTGGCTGGATCGAGGTAATCAGACTCTCGGGCATGACCGTCTCGGCGTCCAGCGTGACGTTCGGCGCGTCCAGGCGCAGCCCCGAGGGGTAATCGGTGTTGGCCATCGCGTGATAGCGGACGGAATCGGACATGTTCGTCCCGATGCGGACGCCGTCGGCCTCGACCGAGTCACAGAGATACGAGCGGGCGGTCTCGCCGTTCGGCGGGACGGTCCACATCCCGTCGCTGACCAGCTGGATGTCGTCCGCGCGGGTGCGTTCCTGGGCGGGGACGAGATTGGCCTGCAGTTCCTGCTCCTGGGCCGCGAGTCCGTAGGAGTTGAGCGGCTGCGGGCTGGTC comes from the Halapricum desulfuricans genome and includes:
- a CDS encoding Lrp/AsnC family transcriptional regulator, whose protein sequence is MKDGELDSVDRSILYYLQRDARHTSSSDIAAELDLSPSTVRTRLNKLEESGIIRGYNIDIDYDEAGYPLYTKIICTAPVTERDELAKAARDVNGVTAVREIMTGKRNVYVNAIGKSHDDLNRVAEELDALGLEIVDEQIIRDEYVCSYHGFLDDDLDGESG